GAAATATCCTTACACAAAGACTCTCCAACCTGGAAGAAGCCGGCATTCTGATTAAGGCGCCCATTAAGCCCGGAGCACGGCGTATGCTGTACAGCCCTACCCCAAAATGCCTCGCGCTCGTTCCCGTTTTGGTCTCTATGATTGATTGGAGTGCACACTGGTCTGAGAAAGCCAATGTGCGCTGGTCCCGTGTGATTGATAAAAGAACCGGAGAGCCTGTTCAGATAGATTTGGTGAGTAAAGATGGTAAGCCGGTATCCTTGCTGGATCTGGATTTGAAATACTAAAGGGCAGCGGGTTAAGGCCCACCGAGGGGCCTGCTCTCTCCACATTTACTTATCTCGTTACCCTCCCTCGCTCCCTCCCCTTACTCTCTGCTTGTAGCTAGACTGGTTTTTATCGATCGGTAACCAATCCTAACCACCCGATGCAACTTTATTGTGATCATTGCGGCCAACTCTGGAATATCGAGGATTCAGCGCTTATTTCAATACAGGAAATCCTCCACGCTTTTCCCGATAGCAGAATAAGCGCAAAGCTGATCAAAACTTTAAAACCTACCATTGGCCTCCCCATGATGGCGGTGAAGCAATTCGCAGGCCACAAGACCTTAAAGAGCGGCCACTGTTTCTTTTGCAATGCTCAGCTGGACAATATTCCAATTCTCTTCAAAA
The DNA window shown above is from Microbulbifer variabilis and carries:
- a CDS encoding winged helix-turn-helix transcriptional regulator, yielding MSESKPAVQCGIEEALSVIGDRWSLLVVRDVLRGVNRFDSLQDSLQISRNILTQRLSNLEEAGILIKAPIKPGARRMLYSPTPKCLALVPVLVSMIDWSAHWSEKANVRWSRVIDKRTGEPVQIDLVSKDGKPVSLLDLDLKY